From Bradyrhizobium sp. 4:
CGCGATGCGAGCGGACAGCCGATCGCCGGACTGAAATTCGGCGGCCGCCTGGAGCGGCCGACCGACAAGCGCGCCGATCTCGCCATCGAGCTCTCGGAGGCCGGCATCGGCCTCTATCGCGGCAATGCCGCATCGGTCGCGCCGGGCCAGTGGGATCTGGTGATCGAGGGCGAGGCGCGGGGAACGCGCGTGTTCATGTCGCGCAACCGCGTGATCCTGAACTGAAGGATTTTGCCATGCACGTCTCGCGGGATTTTTCGCACTACGTCCGGACTGCGGGCGAGGGCGTCCAGCACATCGATCTCGCGGTCGAGGGTGTCCACTGTGCCGGCTGCATGGCCAAGATCGAGCGCGGGCTATCCGCGATTCCCGACGTCACGCTGGCGCGCGTGAACCTCACCGACCGGCGCGTTGCACTGGAATGGAAGGCGGGCACGCTCGATCCGGGCCGCTTCATCGATCGCCTCGAGGAGCTCGGTTATAAGGCCTATCCTTACGAAACCGAGAGCGCGGAGGCGAGCGAGGTCGCCGAATCGCGCTTCCTGCTGCGCTGCCTCGGCGTCGCCGCGTTCGCCACCATGAACGTGATGATGCTGTCGATCCCGGTGTGGTCCGGCAATGTCTCGGACATGCTGCCGGAGCAGCGCGATTTCTTCCACTGGCTGTCGGCGCTGATCGCACTGCCGGCGGCGGCCTATGCCGGCCAGCCGTTCTTCCGCTCGGCCTGGCGCGCGCTGTCGGCCAGGACCACGAACATGGACGTTCCGATCTCGATCGGCGTGACGCTGGCGCTCGGCATGTCCGTGGTCGAGACTATCAACCGCTCCGAGCACGCCTATTTCGACGCGGCGATCATGCTGCTCACTTTCCTCCTGGTCGGTCGCTTCCTCGACCAGAACATGCGCCGGCGGACCCGCGCGGTCGCGGGCAATCTCGCCGCGCTCAAGGCGGAGACCGCGGCCAAGTTCGTCGGGCCTGACGAGATATCTCAAGTGCCGGTGGCCGCGATCTATCCCGGCGACATCGTGCTGCTGCGCCCCGGCGAGCGCTGCGCGGTCGACGGCACCGTGATCGAGGGCCGTTCCGAGATCGACCAGAGCCTGATCACCGGCGAGACGCTCTATGTCACCGCCGAACAGGGCACGCCGGTCTATGCGGGATCGATGAACATCTCAGGGACCTTGCGGGTGCGGGTCTCCGCGGCCTCGGAGGCGACGCTGCTTGCCGAGATCACGCGGCTCCTCGACAATGCGCTGCAGGCGCGCTCGCGCTACATGCGGCTCGCCGACCGCGCCTCGCGTCTCTACGCGCCGGTGGTGCATGCCACCGCGCTCGTCACCATCCTCGGCTGGGTCATCGCGGGCGCCGGCTGGCATGATGCGATCGTGACCGGCGTCGCGGTGCTGATCATTACCTGTCCCTGCGCGCTCGGGCTCGCCATTCCAACGGTGCAGACGGTGGCTTCGGGCGCGATGTTCAAGGCGGGTGTGCTGCTGAATTCCGGCGATGCCATCGAGCGTCTCGCGGAAGCCGATCACGTCATTTTCGACAAGACCGGCACGCTGACGCTGCCCGATCTCGAAGTGATGAATGCGGCCGATATCCCCGCTGATATCCTCGAGCTTGCCGGGCGGCTCGCGCTGTCGAGCCATCATCCGGTCGCGGCCGCGGTCGCGCAGGCCTCCGACGCCAGATCGCCGATCGTCGGCGCGGTCGAGGAGGCCGGCCAGGGCGTGCGCGCTGTGGTCGATGGCATCGAGATTCGCCTCGGCCGTCCGTCCTTCTGCGGCGCCGAGACGCTGGTCTCCGACGTGACAAATCTCGATCCCGAAGCCTCCGTCGTGGCGTTCAGCAAGGGCAGCGAAAAATTCATCCTCTCCGTGCGCCAGGGCCTCCGTCCCGATGCGCAGGCTGTGATCGCGGCGCTGAAGGCGCGCAATATCGGCATCGAGATTCTCTCCGGCGACCGTGAACCGGCGGTGATCGCGGCGGCCCATGCGCTGGGCATCTCGGAATGGCGGGCCGGTGTGACCCCGGCCGACAAGATCGCGCGGATCGAGGTCTTGAAGCAGCGGGGCATGAAGGTCCTGATGGTCGGCGACGGCATGAACGATGCGCCGTCGCTGGCGGCAGCGCACGTCTCGATGTCGCCGATCTCGGCCGCGCATTTGAGCCAGGCGACCGCCGATCTCGTCTTCCTCGGCCGACCGCTGGCCCCGGTCGTCGCCGCCATCGACGCGTCGCGCAAGGCGCTGCACCTGATGCGGCAGAATCTCTGGCTTGCGATCGGCTACAATGTCCTCGCGGTGCCGGTCGCGATCAGCGGCGTCGTGACACCCCTGATTGCGGCTGCCGCGATGAGCGGATCGTCGATCCTGGTAATGCTGAATTCGCTGCGCGCCCGCAGCGCCTCGCGGGAGATCACGTGATGGAAATCCTGGTCATCCTGGTGCCGCTGGCGCTGATGCTCGGTCTCGCCGGTCTGGTCGCCTTCCTCTGGTCGCTCCGGAGCGGCCAGTACGACGATCTCGACGGCGCCGCATGGCGCGCCATCGCCGACGACGAGCCGCCGCAGGAGGTGCCGGTCAAGCGCTAGCGCTTCAAGGCGAGCGTCAGCAGGGCAGCCACAGCAAGGGCAGCGCCGACACCCGCGACGCACGCCTGCCAGCCGAACCCGTCGAACAGCCGGCCGAGCACGGCCGTCCCGACTAGGCCGCCGCAGAAGTAGCAGGCAAGATAGGTCCCGCTGGCGATGCCGCGGCTGTCGGTCGCCGCCTGTCCTACGAATCCTGTCGCAGCCGCTTGCGCGAAGAAGGTGCCGACGCCAACCAGAACCATGCCGGTGACGACTTCGCCCAGATGCGGCGCCAGCAGCAGCGGCAGGCCCAGCCCGGCGACGGCCAGCGAACCCCAGATCGTCGGCCGCGCTCCCAGCCGCGTGGCCACCTTGCCGGCCAGCAAGGTCGTGACGACCGACGGCAGGAAGACGAAATAGACAAGGCCCAGGTCCATCATGCCGAGCGAGAGCGGCGGCTGGACCAGCACAAAATTCACGAAGGTGAAGGTGCCGATGAAGGCGAACAGGATGCAAAATCCGATGCCGAAGGCCGCGCGCAACTGCGGATTGCGCCAGTGCGCGATCGTGGCGGAGAGGGGCGATCCCGCAGGCATCATCGCATGCATCGGCCGCACGCGCCCGATGGTGAAACAGACCAGCACTGCGCCGGCCAGATTGAGGGCTGCGAAGAAATAAAAATTCCAGGCGAGGCCCAAGCCGTCGGCGACCGCCGCCGAGATCAGCCGGCCGACCAGGTTGCTGGCGACATTGCCGGTGATGTAGGCGGCAAAGGCGCCGCCGGCATCCGTCGAGCTGCATTGCTCGCCGAGATAGGCGAGGGTGAGCGCGAAGGCCGACGCCATGCACAGGCCCTGCGCGATCCGCAAAGCGGTGAAAACCGCGAGATTTGGCGCGGTCGCCAGCAGGCTGGTGGGGACTGCCAGCAGCGCGAGGCTGAGCAGGATGCCGGTCTGCCGGTTGATGCGCGGGCTGAAGAAGCCGACGACGAGGCTGGCTATCGCCATGCCGAAGGTGCTGGCATTGACGGCAAAGCCCATCGCCGCAGGTGTGACGCCGTAATGGCGCGTCAGCGAAGGCAGGATCGCCTGCGTCGCGAACAGATCGACGACGGTGAGGAAGGCGGTGAGGCCGATGACTAGGGAGCGAAGCGCGAGACCTGGCGAATGCGCGTCCATCGTCATCGCGGTCGGTTTGATCGGCGCGGAAAGATCGGTCATGGCAGGCCTCCCTTGTGATGAATGTGGCGCCCGCATGCGGGGCAGCATGGGGATCACGGGCGCCACATTCCGTCACGCGTGCGCTGGGGTCGCGCACCCGTTACATGTTGTGGTCATGCGGGTCCTTGCGGACGTCGCCGACATAGAGGATGACCGTTTCCTTGCCGAGGTTCTTCCACCAGTGCGAGGTGCCGGACACCTCGGGGCGGATGTCGCCGGCCTTGTGCACGATCGGATCGACGCAGTTGGAGGCGTGTTCGACGATCTCGCCTTGCTGCACGAAGATCAGGGCAGGGCGATCGTCATGGCTGTGCCAGGGAACGATGCCGCCGGGCTCGATGGTCAGCTTGCGGAAGCGCAGCTCGCGGCCCTCGATGTGTGCCGGCTGCTTGCCGAGGTCGATGGCGCCGAGCGTGACGTCCGTGACGCCGACCGGCTTGTAGTCGACCATCTGCTGCGCGTTCGGCTTGATCTTGTCGGCCGGGCATTCACCGGCGGAGACCGGCTGCGCCGAGAGTGTCAATACGCCGAGGATGGCAAGGCCGGGCCAGACCGCGCGCGACAATGTATGATGCTTGAACATCGGGACGTCTCCTGTGTTGGCCGCAACCGCGATGGTCGCCGGCTATGTCGGGACTTTCGTCGAGAGAGTGCTCGTTCTGAAATGCTCTTTCGCTCTCGCTGCGATAGACCGGCGCTATCGGGCCCGATACGCGCTCGCTATCGAACCGATTGGGGATCGGCATTTCCGCTTCCCGAGCGCTTGGCGTTCGATGGCGGGGCGCCCGATTGGCGGGCGTTCACGTCAATCCGGAGGAGCATCTCATGACGAAATTATCCAAGACCTTGATTGCCACGGCTGCGTTCGCGGTCATCGCCACATCGGCCTTCTCGGAGGCCGCATGGGATTTCAAAGCCGGCATGGCCTACATGTATGGCGGACCCGGCAAGATGTCGGCGATGGCTATGGCCCCGGCGGAGAAGAACCACGAGGCCATGATGAAGAGCGCCAAGAAGGTCCCCGACAACACCGTCTTCTTCATGAACAACGGATCGCTGTATTCCACCTCGGGGCGGCTGGATCCGACCGGCAATTTCTACGTCAACTGATCGCGCGCGCATGACGGCCGCCTCTTGCGGGCGGCCGGATCGGGCACCTAATATTCGTCCCCTGAACGCTGGAGCGCAAGATGACCTCTCTCTCGCCGGCCGATGCCGAGCTGCTCAAACTCGCCTTCCAGCGCTGCCGTGACATGGATGGCACGCTGAACGAGCAACTCCGCGCCTATGCCGACGCCAGCCGCGACGTGTTCCCGGCCTATGGCGAGGCAGTCGATCGTCTGGTGACCAGATTGAATGGAGGCGGCGGCGGCGAGACCGCGCCGCGTCCGGGCGACGCAATGCCGTCGTTCATGTTGCCTGACGAGAGCGGGCGTCTCGTCGCGCTGTCCTCACTGCTCGAGAGCGGCCCAGTCGCCGTGATGTTTTTCCGCGGCCATTGGTGCCCCTATTGCCGGCTCAATGTCCGCGCGGTGGTCCAGGCGCTTGATAGCATCGAGTCCATGGGTGCGCGGATTGTCGCGATCATGCCGGAGACGCAGGAATACACCCAGCAGCTCAAGGCGGAAGCTGGCGCCCCATTTCCGATCCTGACCGACCTCGACAACGGCTATGCGTTGTCGCTCAATCTCGCGATCTGGCTCGGTGCCGAGATCCAGCACCTGTTGTCCTATCAGGACATGGCGAAATTCCACGGCAATGATGGCTGGATGCTGCCGATCCCGGCCGTGTTTGTCGTTGGTCGCGACGGTCTCGTGAAAGCCCGCTTCGTCGATCCGGATTTCCGCAAGCGCATGGAGATCGATGATCTGCTTGAAGCGTTGGAAGGCGCGAGCAGGGAGGCCTAAAAGAGTGAGGAGCGAGCGTGGCTGCTACCCCGCAATCTCCCGCCAATCCGCACCGCGCAACATGCGCATAACGGCATTGGCCACCGCCGTGCGCTGCCGGCCGGCCACCCCGTAGAGGCTAACGGTGCGACGGGCGTCCAGCCCGGCGACCGCAGCGCGCGTCAGCGTCTCCGGAACGGGCGAGGTGTGCGGCAGCATGGCGACGCCGATGTCGGCCTCGACCAGCTCGATCAAATCGCGCTCGTTCGAGATTTCGTGACCCTGCTCGACCGCGATGCCGTGCTCGCGCAGGCTCGCCGAGATACGGGCGGAATGCTCGCAAAATGTCCGGCTCAGCAGCTGCTCCGCGCGCAGATCGTCCAGTGCGATGCTGCTGCGGCCGGCCAGGCGGTGCCCGTCGCTGACCACGAGCTCGAAGCTCTCGGTGAATAGCGGCCAGACATCGAGCCGCTCCCAGGCCTCGTCGATGTCCGCGGCAATCCCTAACTCGGCCTCGCCCTTCTTCAGGAACTCGGCCACTTCACGACTCGAGCCGCGCAGGAAGCGGAATTCGAGCCGGTTGAACTGCCGCTTGATCTGGTTGAGATGCGGAATGAGGAGCGACAGGTCGATCGAATGCGTCAGCGCGACGCGGAGCGCGCCGATCTCGCCGCTCCGGAACGAGGAGGCCAGCGATCGGGCGCCGGTGGCCGCTTCGAAACACTGCTTCAGCAGAGGATGCATGCGCTGCCCGAGCTCGGTCAATTGCGCTGCGGGCCGTTCGCGGCGAAACAGATCGCCGCCGAGCTCGGCCTCGAGCTGCTTGATCGCGCGTGTCAGCGAAGGCTGCGTCACGTTGCATTCTTCGGCGGCGCGCGTGAAGTTCAAGAGCTGCGCCACCGCGAGGAAATAGCGGACCTGGTGCATTTCCATGGATCGGCTCTCCAGCAAGACCTGGCGGAAGCTAGCCGATCGGGGCGGAGAATGACATCCCGGCCGCAATAGCGCACGGGCATGGTTTCGGAAGCCAACGGGCATTTCCGTCAAACCAGGCGATCCCTCAGAGTCGGCTCAACATCAGTCATCGTGTCGGAGCATTTTGCCAATGAATATGTCCGTGAAGCCGCAGACGTCCGCCGCCCGGGCGCTCGCGGGCAAGGTTGCCCTCGTCACGGGCTCAACCAGTGGCATCGGCCTCGGTATCGCGCGGGCACTTGCCGCGGCCGGCGCCGACATCGTGCTGAACGGCCTTGGTATGGCGGCCGAGCTCGACCGGACGCGCGAGCAGATCGCGGCGGAGTTCGGCGTCAAGGCAAGCTTTTCGCCGGCCGACATGACGAGGCCGAATTCGATCGCCGAGATGATCGCGGCGACGGTCGCGCAGGCCGGCCGGCTGGACATCCTGATCAACAATGCCGGCATCCAGCACGTCGCGCCGCTGGAGCAGTTTCCGGTCGAGAAATGGGACCAGATCCTCGCGATCAATCTGTCGTCGGCCTTCCACACCACGCGGCTCGCGCTGCCCGCAATGCGACAGAACGGGTTCGGCCGGATCATCAACATCGCCTCCGCGCATGGTCTCGTCGGCTCGCCGTTCAAGGCGGCCTACGTCGCGGCCAAGCACGGCATCGTCGGGCTCACCAAGGTGACCGCGCTGGAGACCGCAGAAGAGGGCATTACCTGCAACGCGATCTGTCCCGGCTATGTCTATACGCCGCTGGTCGAGGCGCAGATCGATGGACAGGCCAAGGCGCACGGGATCTCGCGCGACCAGGTGATCCGCGACGTGCTGCTGGCGCAACAGCCCAACAAGCGCTTTGCTACGGTCGAGGAGCTCGGCGCGCTCGCGGTATTCCTCTCGACCGACGCGGCGGCTTCGATCACCGGCGTCGCGCTGCCGGTCGACGGCGGCTGGACCGCGCATTAACATGAGCCGGCGTAACAAGTGGCGGCCGGCAGCGAATCTCGGAGCAGTGCAGGCTGATCAGGAGCGAACCATGAACGGCACGCAGAGTAACATCCAGCGCAAGGACCTGCCCGGGCAGGTCGTCCTCGTGCTTCAAGGCGGCGGTGCGTTAGGCTCCTACCAGGCGGGCGTCTATCAGGCGCTGCACGAGGCCGGTATCGAGCCGGACTGGATCATCGGCACCTCGATCGGTGCCATCAATGCCAGCCTCATTGCGGGTAATGCGCCGGAGCACCGGCTCGCGCAGTTGAGGGAGTTCTGGAAGCGGATGGAGCAGAAGCCGGTCTGGGACTGGCACACCTCATTGCCCGGCTTCAACGAGAAGCTTGCCTATTGGTCGGCCGTGACCCACGGCATTCCAGGGTTCTTCCGGCCCAATCCGCTGGCGCATGCCGGCGATTCCTATCCGCTCGGCGCCGATCACGCCGGATTCTATTCCACTGCGCCGCTGGAGGAGACGCTGCGCGAGCTGGTCGATTTCGATCTGGCCAATCGCTGTGCGCCGCGGCTGACGGTCGGTGCGGCGCATGTCGGCACCAGCCAGATGCGCTATTTCGACAGCCGCGACGGTGAGCTGACGGTGAAGCATGTCATGGCTTCGGGCGCATTGCCGCCGGCATTCCCGGCGGTGCGGATCGATGGCGAACTCTATTGGGACGGAGGCATCCTCTCGAATACGCCGACGGAAGCGGTGTTCGACGACAATCCGCGCAAGAATTCGCTGATCTTCTCCGTGCATCTGTGGAATCCCGTCGGCGCCGAGCCGACCACGATGGCGGAGGTGCTGAACCGGCACAAGGATGTGATGTATTCGAGTCGGATCGCGAGCCAGATCGAACGCCAGCAGCAGGCCCATCGCCTGCGCCATGTCATCAACCAGCTTGCGGAACGCCTGCCTGAGAGCGAGCGCGGCGATGCCGCGGTGAGGGAGCTGATGAGCTACGGCTGTCCGACCCGTATGCATGTCGTGCGGCTGCTGGCGCCGCAACTAGATCGCGAGACCCACACCAAGGATATCGACTTCAGCCCGTCGGGGATCACCCGGCGCTGGCATGCCGGCTATGCCCACACGAGGGCGGTGCTCGCGCGAAAACCGTGGATCGGCGAATTCGATCCACTTGCCGGCGTGGTGCTGCACGAGCATATGGACGAGATGCCGATGGCGGCGGAGTAGAACCGCAAGAGATCGTCCGCCATCATCGAAATGCCACAGGCCTTGCGGATCGTCGCTCTTTGTCCGCAGCTGAAAGGGCATGCAAGTGGTGTCGGGAAGCGATCTGGAACTGGCGCTCGATCACGTCCGCGCGGATATGGCGGGACCGATTGCCGGCGTGTTCGGTCCTGACACGGTGACCTGGCGGATCGACCGGGAAGCCGTGATCTTTCTCGGTGCCGGTCGTGCGTTGTTGCTGCAGCTGGCGCATCCCTGGGTCGCCGCCGCCATCGCCGAGCATTCGAAAACCTTGGCCGATCCGATCGGACGATTTCACCGCACCTTCGACATCGTCTTTGCCATGGTGTTCGGCTCGCTTGACCGCGCGCTGTCATCATCGCGGCAACTGCACCGGCGCCACAGCATGATCGTCGGCGAGATGCCGGAGACCGTCGGTCCGTTCGCGGCAGGCTCGCGCTACTGTGCCAACGACATCCCGTCGCTGCGCTGGGTTCATGCCACGCTGGTCGAGACCGCGCTGATGGCGCATGATCTGGTTTTGCCACCGCTCTCGGTAGATGAGCGCGAGCGCTACTGGGCCGAGAGCCGGTTGTTCGGTGCCTTGTTCGGGTTGACGGCGCACGACCTACCCGCGGACTGGTCGGGCTTTGCGGCCTACACCGTGGCGATGGCGCAGTCGGACACGCTGACCGTCAGCCCGGCCGCGCGCGAAATCGCCACACAAATCTTCAGCGGCTCCCGTCCGTGGTTGCGGCCACCGCGATGGTATCGCTCGCTCACGGCAAGCCTGCTGCCGGAACGCCTGCGTGTGGGATTCGGGTTCGATCTTGATGAGCGCGACACCAGATCCGCCGAGAATGCGCTCCGCTGGACCAGGCGCGTCTATCCGAAATTGCCGGATCGCTTGCGCTATGTCGGTCCCTATCAAGAAGCGCAAGCGCGGCTGCGCGGCGAGCCGCAGCCCGACTGGATGACGCGGTGCCTCAACCGTGCCTGGATCGGCCGCCCGCAGATGGATGTGCGCGGGAGGGGGTGAAGTCCTCCGCCGTTGCCACAAACCACCGTCATTGCGAGGAGCTCTTGCGACGAAGCAATCCAGGCTGCTACCACGGAAACAGTCTGGATTGCTTCGCTACGCTCGCAATGACGAGGAAACGCAGGCCTCACACCGACGCCAGCTTCCGGTACAGCGCGTTGTAGCTGCCGGCCGGGATGCTCCAGGAGAACGAGCGTCCCATCGCACTGCGACGCATGGTGTCGAGCTGGTCTTGCGCCATGAAGGCGGAGAACGCACGGCGGACGCCGCCCAGGAAGGATTCGT
This genomic window contains:
- a CDS encoding LysR family transcriptional regulator; amino-acid sequence: MEMHQVRYFLAVAQLLNFTRAAEECNVTQPSLTRAIKQLEAELGGDLFRRERPAAQLTELGQRMHPLLKQCFEAATGARSLASSFRSGEIGALRVALTHSIDLSLLIPHLNQIKRQFNRLEFRFLRGSSREVAEFLKKGEAELGIAADIDEAWERLDVWPLFTESFELVVSDGHRLAGRSSIALDDLRAEQLLSRTFCEHSARISASLREHGIAVEQGHEISNERDLIELVEADIGVAMLPHTSPVPETLTRAAVAGLDARRTVSLYGVAGRQRTAVANAVMRMLRGADWREIAG
- a CDS encoding 3-hydroxybutyrate dehydrogenase, whose translation is MNMSVKPQTSAARALAGKVALVTGSTSGIGLGIARALAAAGADIVLNGLGMAAELDRTREQIAAEFGVKASFSPADMTRPNSIAEMIAATVAQAGRLDILINNAGIQHVAPLEQFPVEKWDQILAINLSSAFHTTRLALPAMRQNGFGRIINIASAHGLVGSPFKAAYVAAKHGIVGLTKVTALETAEEGITCNAICPGYVYTPLVEAQIDGQAKAHGISRDQVIRDVLLAQQPNKRFATVEELGALAVFLSTDAAASITGVALPVDGGWTAH
- a CDS encoding oxygenase MpaB family protein; translated protein: MVSGSDLELALDHVRADMAGPIAGVFGPDTVTWRIDREAVIFLGAGRALLLQLAHPWVAAAIAEHSKTLADPIGRFHRTFDIVFAMVFGSLDRALSSSRQLHRRHSMIVGEMPETVGPFAAGSRYCANDIPSLRWVHATLVETALMAHDLVLPPLSVDERERYWAESRLFGALFGLTAHDLPADWSGFAAYTVAMAQSDTLTVSPAAREIATQIFSGSRPWLRPPRWYRSLTASLLPERLRVGFGFDLDERDTRSAENALRWTRRVYPKLPDRLRYVGPYQEAQARLRGEPQPDWMTRCLNRAWIGRPQMDVRGRG
- the ccoS gene encoding cbb3-type cytochrome oxidase assembly protein CcoS, with product MEILVILVPLALMLGLAGLVAFLWSLRSGQYDDLDGAAWRAIADDEPPQEVPVKR
- a CDS encoding peroxiredoxin-like family protein: MTSLSPADAELLKLAFQRCRDMDGTLNEQLRAYADASRDVFPAYGEAVDRLVTRLNGGGGGETAPRPGDAMPSFMLPDESGRLVALSSLLESGPVAVMFFRGHWCPYCRLNVRAVVQALDSIESMGARIVAIMPETQEYTQQLKAEAGAPFPILTDLDNGYALSLNLAIWLGAEIQHLLSYQDMAKFHGNDGWMLPIPAVFVVGRDGLVKARFVDPDFRKRMEIDDLLEALEGASREA
- a CDS encoding cation-translocating P-type ATPase, translating into MHVSRDFSHYVRTAGEGVQHIDLAVEGVHCAGCMAKIERGLSAIPDVTLARVNLTDRRVALEWKAGTLDPGRFIDRLEELGYKAYPYETESAEASEVAESRFLLRCLGVAAFATMNVMMLSIPVWSGNVSDMLPEQRDFFHWLSALIALPAAAYAGQPFFRSAWRALSARTTNMDVPISIGVTLALGMSVVETINRSEHAYFDAAIMLLTFLLVGRFLDQNMRRRTRAVAGNLAALKAETAAKFVGPDEISQVPVAAIYPGDIVLLRPGERCAVDGTVIEGRSEIDQSLITGETLYVTAEQGTPVYAGSMNISGTLRVRVSAASEATLLAEITRLLDNALQARSRYMRLADRASRLYAPVVHATALVTILGWVIAGAGWHDAIVTGVAVLIITCPCALGLAIPTVQTVASGAMFKAGVLLNSGDAIERLAEADHVIFDKTGTLTLPDLEVMNAADIPADILELAGRLALSSHHPVAAAVAQASDARSPIVGAVEEAGQGVRAVVDGIEIRLGRPSFCGAETLVSDVTNLDPEASVVAFSKGSEKFILSVRQGLRPDAQAVIAALKARNIGIEILSGDREPAVIAAAHALGISEWRAGVTPADKIARIEVLKQRGMKVLMVGDGMNDAPSLAAAHVSMSPISAAHLSQATADLVFLGRPLAPVVAAIDASRKALHLMRQNLWLAIGYNVLAVPVAISGVVTPLIAAAAMSGSSILVMLNSLRARSASREIT
- a CDS encoding patatin-like phospholipase family protein, giving the protein MNGTQSNIQRKDLPGQVVLVLQGGGALGSYQAGVYQALHEAGIEPDWIIGTSIGAINASLIAGNAPEHRLAQLREFWKRMEQKPVWDWHTSLPGFNEKLAYWSAVTHGIPGFFRPNPLAHAGDSYPLGADHAGFYSTAPLEETLRELVDFDLANRCAPRLTVGAAHVGTSQMRYFDSRDGELTVKHVMASGALPPAFPAVRIDGELYWDGGILSNTPTEAVFDDNPRKNSLIFSVHLWNPVGAEPTTMAEVLNRHKDVMYSSRIASQIERQQQAHRLRHVINQLAERLPESERGDAAVRELMSYGCPTRMHVVRLLAPQLDRETHTKDIDFSPSGITRRWHAGYAHTRAVLARKPWIGEFDPLAGVVLHEHMDEMPMAAE
- a CDS encoding cupin domain-containing protein yields the protein MFKHHTLSRAVWPGLAILGVLTLSAQPVSAGECPADKIKPNAQQMVDYKPVGVTDVTLGAIDLGKQPAHIEGRELRFRKLTIEPGGIVPWHSHDDRPALIFVQQGEIVEHASNCVDPIVHKAGDIRPEVSGTSHWWKNLGKETVILYVGDVRKDPHDHNM
- a CDS encoding MFS transporter; the encoded protein is MTDLSAPIKPTAMTMDAHSPGLALRSLVIGLTAFLTVVDLFATQAILPSLTRHYGVTPAAMGFAVNASTFGMAIASLVVGFFSPRINRQTGILLSLALLAVPTSLLATAPNLAVFTALRIAQGLCMASAFALTLAYLGEQCSSTDAGGAFAAYITGNVASNLVGRLISAAVADGLGLAWNFYFFAALNLAGAVLVCFTIGRVRPMHAMMPAGSPLSATIAHWRNPQLRAAFGIGFCILFAFIGTFTFVNFVLVQPPLSLGMMDLGLVYFVFLPSVVTTLLAGKVATRLGARPTIWGSLAVAGLGLPLLLAPHLGEVVTGMVLVGVGTFFAQAAATGFVGQAATDSRGIASGTYLACYFCGGLVGTAVLGRLFDGFGWQACVAGVGAALAVAALLTLALKR